CTCCTTATCAAGTCCTCGAACACGCGGATGAAGCACTAGGAGCCGTTAATGCGATTGGCTTTCCTTGCGTAATCAAAACGATCGAAGGAGGTTACGATGGAAAGGGGCAAATGCGGTTAGGAAGCATGAATGAGCTCACAGAGGCGCAGACGTTCATTGAAGGTGTTGGAAGCTGTGTTATAGAGAGTTGGCTGCCATTCGACCAGGAAATCTCCGTCATTATTACGAGAGGAATAGACGGAGAAACGACTGTCTTCCCTGTACCTGCTAATCACCATGAACATCATATGCTTCGTGAAAGTATAGTCCCTGCTCCGGTTTCAGAAGAGGTTTTGGAGAAGGCTGAGACCTATGCAGTGCGAATAGCCGCTAATTTAAAAGTTGTAGGAACGTTTGCGATTGAAATGTTTGTCGTTGGAGAGGACGTATTCGTGAATGAAATGGCGCCTCGTCCGCACAATACGGGTCATTATACGATTGAGGCTTGTAATGTCTCTCAGTTTGACCAACATATTCGAGCCATTTGTGGGCTGCCTTTAATGAAGGTAGACACCCCTTATGCGGCAGTGATGAGGAATATTATTGGTGAGGAAGCAGAAGCGTATAGCATGAATCCGTACCGGTTTATGGATTGCCATGTTCACTTATACGGTAAAGATCTTATCAAGCCGATGAGGAAGATGGGGCATGTGACGGCATTAGGTAAAACGGTAGAAGAGGCACGAGCGAAAATCGATCAAGACCAAGTTGTTTCTGGTCAATAGGGGGTAGCGACATGAAAGGTTCCTTACTATATGAAGGAAAAGCGAAGAAAGTATATTCGTTAGTTGGTGAAGAGTACGAATTAATTCTTGAGTATAAAGATGAAGCAACAGCGTTTAATGGAAAGAAGCATCAGACATTTCGAGGAAAAGGTCGCCTTAACAATTTAATTTCAGCCCATGTTTTTTCCTATTTGAAATTAGCTGGAATTCCTACGCACTTCATTCAGACCCTTTCGGATACAGAACAACTTGTAAAGCAATCTCAGATTATCCCTCTCGAAGTTGTTGTGCGGAATGTAGCGGCAGGGAGCATGACTCGTCGTCTTGGCTTAGAAGAGGGGACTGTACTGCCTCAGCCTGTTGTTGAATTCTATTACAAGAGTGATGAACTGGATGATCCCTTCTTAAATGATGAACATGCTCGCCTGCTGGCAAAAGTAGACCAGAGTGATTTAGAGAAGATTAAAGCGTCTGCACTTAAAATTAACCGCCATCTACAGGTGATGTTCTCAGAAATTGAGCTTCGGTTGATTGATTTCAAATTAGAATTTGGACGTCTGTACGATGGCTCCATCGTATTGTCGGATGAGATTTCCCCTGATACATGTCGTTTATGGGATCAGGATACGAATCGGAAGATGGATAAAGATGTGTTCCGCAATGATATAGAAGATCTTGTAGAAATCTATGAGATTATTTTAAAACGGCTGGAGGCGATTGTTCATGTATAAGGTATATGTTTACGTAACGTTGAAAGAAGGAGTGCTTGATCCTCAAGGAACAGCGATACAAGAGTCTATGCATTCATTAGCTTACGATGAAGTAGAACGAGTGCGGGTAGGAAAGTACTTTGAACTGACGATCGAAAACACTGAAGATGTGAATCAGCGTGTCAACGAACTGTGTGACAAGTTGCTTGCCAATCCTGTTATTGAAGAATATCGCTATACCATTGAGGAGGTCGTTCCAAATTGAAGTTCGCTGTGATCGTATTCCCAGGTTCAAACTGTGATCGAGATATGTTTGAAGCGATACACACCCATGTACAAGAAGAGGTAGAGATGGTGCCTTCTTCTGCTACAGACTTGTCAGGCTATGATGCTATTCTTCTACCAGGTGGTTTCTCGCACGGAGATTATTTGCGTTCAGGAGCCATGGCGAGTGTCGCACCAGTGCTTCAGGCGGTTAAAGAAGAGGCGGGGAAAGGGAAGCTTATTCTTGGGGTATGCAACGGATTTCAGATTCTTTTAGAGGCTGGACTTCTTCCTGGTGCAATGCTTCCGAACCGGAATCTTTCATTTATCTGTAAGACAGACCGCGTGCGCGTTGTGAACCAGAAAACGGCTTTTACGAATTTATATCATGAAGAACAAATGTTGAATCTTCCTATCGCACACGGTGAGGGAAACTACTATTGCGATGAAGTTACTTATCAGAATCTCGTTATGCACAATCAAATTCTATTTACTTATGAAAAGAATCCAAACGGTTCTGTTAATGATATAGCTGGTATTTGTAATGAAGAAGGAAATGTACTGGGAATGATGCCACATCCTGAACGTGCAGTAGAATCCTTGCTAGGTTCAGAAGATGGGTTGAAGTTATTTCAGTCAATGGTAGCAAATTGGAGGGGATCTCATGTACAACACGCTTGAATTAAGCCCGTCACGCATTGAAGAAGAGCAACTATATAAAGAAATGGGACTGAGTGATTCGGAGTTCGCTTTGATGAAAGAGGTACTTGGCCGTGTTCCTAACTACACAGAAACGGGTCTTTTCTCTGTTATGTGGTCAGAGCACTGTAGCTATAAGAATTCAAAGCCGTTGTTAAAACATTTCCCTACCAAAGGACCTCGCGTCCTGCAAGGTCCAGGTGAAGGGGCGGGCGTTGTTGATATTGGTGACGGCCAGGCGGTTGTTTTTAAAATGGAAAGTCACAACCACCCTTCTGCCATTGAACCTTATCAAGGAGCTGCTACCGGTGTAGGGGGCATTCTGCGAGATGTGTTCTCTATGGGAGCCCGTCCTATCGCTTTACTGAACTCTCTTCGCTTTGGAGAATTGAGTTCTGAACGAATGAACTATTTGTTCAAAGAAGTCGTTCATGGCATAGCAGGATATGGGAACTGTGTCGGTGTGCCGACTGTTGGTGGAGAGATCCAGTTCGACCGTTGTTACGAAGGGAATCCCCTAGTTAATGCGATGTGTGTCGGATTAATTGATCAAAAAGATCTTCAGAAAGGGATTGCGGCTGGAGTTGGCAATACGGTTATGTACGTCGGGGCGCCGACGGGGCGTGATGGAATTCACGGAGCTACATTTGCTTCAGAGGAACTCTCAGATGCGTCGGCTAGCAAACGTCCTTCTGTTCAAGTGGGAGATCCCTTCATGGAGAAGCTCCTGATTGAAGCTTGTCTCGATGTCATCCACTGTGATGCTCTTGTAGGTATTCAGGATATGGGGGCGGCCGGACTCACTTCATCAGCTAGTGAAATGGCTAGTAAAGCAGGAACAGGCATTCACATGAATCTAGATCACGTTCCGCAACGTGAGGAGAATATGACAGCTTATGAAATGATGCTTTCTGAATCCCAGGAGCGAATGCTTCTTGTCGTGGAAAAAGGGCGCGAAGACGAGATTACTGAGGTCTTTGAACCATACGGATTGCATGCAAGTGTCATTGGTGAAGTGATTGAAGAAAGGGTGCTCAGATTAGAGCATGATGGCAAGATCGTAGCGGATGTGCCTGTTGATGCACTAGCTGAAGAAGCGCCTGTTTATGAACAAGAGGAACAAGAACCTGCGTATATCGAAGAATACAAGCAGATTATGTATCGCCCTGAAGTGGAGAACATGGAAGAAACGCTTGTAACGTTACTAAAGCAATCTACCATTGCAAGTAAAGAGTGGGTGTATGAACAATACGACCATATGGTGCAAACGAATACTGTGGTAGCTCCAGGTTCTGATGCTGCTGTTGTAAGGGTGAAAGGTACGAATAAGGCATTAGCGATGACCACGGACTGTAACTCTCGCTATCTTCATCTTAACCCTTATCAAGGTGGGCAAATTGCAGTAGCAGAAGCCGCTCGGAATATCATCTGTTCCGGAGGCAGGCCGCTCGCTCTGACAGATTGTTTAAATTTTGGAAGTCCTGAAGTACCAGAAACGTATTGGAAGATGAAGCAAGCGGTGCTTGGGATGAGTGAAGCATGTACGACTCTCTCGACTCCTGTAATTAGTGGAAATGTTTCGTTATACAACGAATCAAAGGGCATATCCGTTTATCCGACTCCCGTGGTGGGGATGGTCGGCTTAATTGAAGACCTTTCTCACATTACGCGCCAAAGTTTTCAAGAGCGCGGAGATCTGATCTACGTTGTGGGTGAAGCCTTACCTGAATTCAGCGGTAGTGAATTACAGAAGGTGCTTGAGGGCAATTATTTTGGTCCTTGCCCTCATCTTAACCTGGAGGTGGAAAAGCGGAGACAAGAGCAAGTGCTTTCGGCGATTCAAAAAGGATTCGTCCGTTCCGCCCATGACCTCTCAGAGGGAGGCTTAGGTGTAGCGCTTGCCGAGTCATTATTTGAACACGATCTTGGTTGTGACATTTCGATTGAAGGAGATCCGCTTACAGAACTGTTCAGCGAAACCCAGTCTCGCTACGTTCTCTCTGTTCCTGGCCAGTACCAGGAAGCATTCGAAGCGACAGTCAGCGATGCTTCTTATCTCGGTGTCGTCACCGATCATCAGCATTATTGTGTGAAACATGAAGGAGAAGATGTCATCTCTCTCTTCACGCCTGATCTTAAAAGAAATTGGAAGGAGGCTATTCCGTGCCAGCTGAAATCAAAGGGTTAAACGAAGAATGTGGAGTATTCGGTGTATGGGGGCATGAAGATGCGGCTCACCTAACCTATTATGGTCTTCACAGCCTTCAACATCGGGGCCAAGAGGGCGCCGGGATTATTGCGACAGATGGAGAGCAGCTCCGCTTAGAGAAAGGGCTTGGTCTGATTACTGAAGTGTTTCAGGAGAAGCAGTTCGACCGACTCGAAGGACATGGGGCGATTGGTCATGTTCGATATGCGACCCAAGGAGGAGGCGGGTACGAGAATGTTCAGCCTCTTGTCTTCCGCTCACAAACGGGAAGCCTTGCCTTAGCGCACAATGGAAATCTTGTGAACGCTCATGCGTTAAAGCATCAGCTTGAGGCCCAGGGGAGTATTCTGCAAACAACATCGGATACTGAGGTGGTGGCTCACCTTATAAAGAGAAGCGGCTATTTACCAATCAAAGAGCGCATCATGCAGGCACTTGCGATGTTAAAGGGAGCCTATGCTTTCGTCATGATGACAGAAGAGCAGCTGTTTGTTGCTTTAGATCCAAAAGGGTTACGCCCTCTGTCGATTGGGAAACTAGGAGATGCTTATATTGTCTCTTCTGAAACGTGTGCACTTGATGTAGTCGGAGCAGAGTATATCAGGGAAGTGGAGCCTGGTGAATTGGTTACAATTGATGAGGAAGGACTTCATTCTGATCGCTTCTCAGAACCTCTTAAACGAACGCTTTGTTCTATGGAATATGTCTACTTCTCTCGTCCCGATAGTAATTTAGACGGCGTAAATGTCCACTCGGCAAGAAAACGTATGGGGAAAGAACTGGCCAAAGAGGCTTTCGTGGATGCTGATGTTGTGACAGGAGTGCCGGATTCAAGTATCTCAGCAGCAATTGGGTTTGCAGAGCAATCTGGTATTCCTTACGAATTAGGTCTGATAAAGAATCGTTATGTTGGTCGGACATTTATCCAGCCCTCACAAGAGCTTAGAGAACAAGGGGTCAAGATGAAGTTATCTCCTGTTCGCGGCATTGTAGAAGGGAAACGCGTAGTGATGGTGGATGATTCGATTGTAAGGGGAACAACGAGCCGGCGTATTATTCAAATGCTGAAAGATGCGGGAGCGAAAGAAGTACACGTACGAATTGGCGCACCTCCTCTTAAGAACCCTTGCTACTATGGAATTGATACGTCAACAAAAGCAGAATTAATCGCCGGACATCATGGCGTTGAGGAGATCCGTGAGATGATTGGAGCGGATAGTCTTGCCTTTTTATCTGTTGAAGGACTGCAGGACGCGATTGGATTGCCTGAGGATACCTTGCGTCACGGCCAGTGCCAGGCGTGCTTTACGGGCAACTATCCTACAGAAATTTTCCCAAATACGGTTCATCCATATGAGAAAGTATAACGAGGTGATGACATGAGAGAGTTATACAAAGAAGCTGGCGTTAATGTGGAAGCAGGCTATGAAGCGGTAGAAGGGATCAAGAAGCATGTTGATCGTACAAAACGTCCTGGTGTGATGGGGAGCTTAGGTGGTTTTGGAGGCCTGTTTGATCTAGCAAAAACCTCTTATCAAAATCCTGTTCTTGTTTCAGGTACAGATGGTGTTGGAACGAAGCTGAAACTAGCGATAGATTTAGATCAGCATGATACGATAGGGATAGACGCGGTGGCAATGTGTGTAAACGATATCCTCGTCCAAGGGGCTGAACCACTATTCTTTTTAGATTATATTGCCTGCGGCCGAAATGTTCCCGCGCGAATTGAGGCCATTGTGAAGGGGATTGCCGATGGTTGTGAACAAGCCGGTTGTGCGCTTATTGGTGGAGAGACAGCGGAGATGCCAGGGATGTATAACGATGAAGATTATGATGTAGCAGGGTTTGTAGTTGGGGCTGTCGAGAAGGATGAGCTCATTACAGGAGAAGCCATTCAAGAGGGAGACCAAATCATCGGACTTTCTTCAAGTGGCATTCATTCGAATGGATATTCTCTTGTTAGGAAGTGGATCGAAGCCTATGACCTGAACCTATCCCACGATTATGATCTCTTTCCCGTGTCGTTAGGAGACACGCTTCTTACGCCGACAAAGATCTATGCGCAAGCTGTTCAATCGATAAAAGGAAAAGTTGCCATTCAAGGCATGGCTCATATTACGGGTGGCGGATTTGAGGAGAACATTCCGAGGATGTTACCGGACGGCTTAGGGGTTACAATTCAAAGGAATTCGTGGGCGATTCCACCTATTTATGATTTTCTGATGGAAAGGTCCTCTGTTTCCTCTAAAGAGATGTACAGTATCTTCAACATGGGCATTGGCATGGCTATTGTGGTTCGCGAATCCGATGTGGAAATGGCGCTTAGTCTCTTAGAAGAAGCTTTGGAAGAGGCTTGGGTAATCGGAAGCGTCACAGGTACAGAAGGAGTGGCTTACGAATGAACAGTGCTCCTGTTTCAATTGCTGTATTTGCTTCTGGGAGCGGTTCGAACTTTGAAACGCTTGTTCAAAAGGCCCGAGAAGATGAGGTCTACCATGTGGAGCTGTTAGTCTGCGATCAACCTGAAGCTTCTGTTGTGGATAAAGCGAAGCGACTCGGTATAGAGGTTTTCGCATTTCGGGCGAAAGATTATCCTAATAAAGCAACGTTTGAAGCTGCTATTCTGCAGAAACTTCATGCCAAATCCATCAAGTGGTGCGTGCTAGCCGGGTATATGAGGCTGGTAGGACCGACACTCTTAAAAGCGTATGAGGGGAAAATCTTAAACATTCATCCCTCGTTGCTTCCTGCCTTTCCGGGTAAGGATGCCATCGGGCAAGCTCTTGAGGCGAATGTGCGGGTAACAGGAGTTACTGTACACTTCGTCGATGAAGGAATGGATACAGGACCGATTGTGGAACAAGCACCGGTAAAGGTAGAAGGAGACCGAGCGAATCTTCAACGAGCGATTCAACAGGTGGAACACGAGTTGTATCCGGCCGTCGTCAAACAATGTATTAAAGGGGAGAAAGCAACATGGCAGAGAAAAAGCGTGCATTACTAAGTGTTTCAAATAAAGAGGGAATTGTTGAGTTCGCAACTCAACTCGAATCGATTGGCTATGAACTTGTATCGACAGGCGGCACAAAGCGTGCGCTAGAAGAAGCGGGGCTTTCTGTTCGATCTATATCGGAAATCACTGATTTCCCTGAAATAATGGATGGAAGAGTTAAAACCCTTCATCCAAACGTCCATGCGGGTCTCCTGGCGAAGCGGGATCAAAAAGAGCATCTTGAACAGCTGGACGAATTACATATTGAATTAATTGATCTTGTAGTCGTAAACCTTTATCCCTTCAAAGAAACGATATCGAAAGAACAGATCACAGAAGAAGAGGCCATTGAGAATATCGATATCGGCGGACCTACAATGCTACGCGCTGCGGCAAAGAACTTCGAAGGTGTGACGGTTATTGTGGATCCGAACGACTATGTGGATGTCCTTACGTATTTAAAAGAAGAGACCGTTCCTTACGGGGTTCGTAAGCAATTGGCAGCCAAGGTGTTTAACCACACAGCGAGTTATGACACCTACATTGCAAACTATTTTAACAGCCTGTTAGAAGAAGACACACCAGCGCAGCAATCCAATACGTATGAGCTTGTGCAGTCGCTCCGATACGGGGAGAATCCTCACCAAAAGGCCTCTTTCTATAGAGATCCTCTTTACAAAGGAGCATCTATTGCGAACGCAACGCAATTGAATGGAAAAGAGCTTTCCTATAACAATATCCAGGATGCGAACGCAGCCCTCTCGATGGTTCTTGATTTTAACGAACCAGCAGCGATTGCAGTGAAGCATATGAATCCGTGCGGAGTAGGAGAAGGCGAGACGGTTAATGAGGCATTCGAGCGTGCCTATGAAGCAGATCCGATCTCCATTTTCGGTGGTATTATTGCGGTGAATCGAGAAGTAGACCGCGAGACCGCTCTTCGTATGAAAGAAATCTTCCTAGAAATCGTGATCGCACCTTCCTTCTCTGAAGAAGCCTTAGAAGTGCTGAAAGAGAAGAAGAACTTGCGCTTGTTAGAACTTGATCTTAGTCAAGAAAATGGTGCATCCAAACTCGTGACAAGTGTTCGTGGCGGTGTACTCGTCCAGGATACGGATGAAGGGACGCTTAATGATGTGTCTATTACAATCCCGACAGATCGCCGTCCAACCGATCAAGAATGGGAAGACTTACAGCTGGCGTGGAAAGTGGTGAAACACGTGAAATCAAACGCGATTGTCCTTGCTAAGAATCATCGTACAGTTGGTGTAGGAGCCGGCCAGATGAACCGGGTTGGGGCAGCTAACATTGCGATTGAACAAGCGGGTGACCACTGTTATGGAGCTGCTATGGGGAGTGATGCATTCTTCCCGATGCCTGATACCGTAGAAGCAGCAGCCAAAGCGGGTGTAACCGCGATTATCCAACCAGGTGGATCAAAACGCGATCAGGATTCCATTGATGCGTGTAATGAGCATGGGATTACCATGGTCTTAACAGGCATGCGTCATTTCAAACACTAATAAGGGGTGAAGTCATGAATGTATTGGTAATAGGCCAAGGTGGCAGGGAGCATAGTATTGTTCAGAAGCTTGCTCTGAGTAGCCAAGTCGAAACGATCTTCGCAGCGCCTGGGAATGGTGGGATGACAGAGGCTGAGCTTGTGTCAATCTCAGAAACTGATCATGATTCCCTGATTGCTTTTGTGAAGGAAGCTAATATCGGCTGGACGATTGTGGGACCTGAAGTTCCTTTGCTTGAAGGTGTGGTGAATTCCTTTAGGGAAGAGGGATTGAACATATTTGGACCGACAAAAGAAGCTGCCCTTATTGAAGGAAGTAAAGCCTATGCAAAAGAAGTAATGGCTGCAAATGGAATACCAACTGGTGATCACCAGGTATTCTCCTCGATGGAAGAAGCCCTGCGTTTTATAGAAAGAGCCGAATTTCCAATCGTGATTAAGGCAAATGGACTTGCTGCTGGAAAAGGCGTGGTGATCGCTCAAGATCAACAGGAAGCTGATCAAGCCATTCGTGAGATGCTAGGCGGGGAACGGTTTGGAGAAGCTGGAGAGACTATTGTAGTGGAAGAATTCTTGGAAGGTGACGAATTTTCATTGATGGCGTTTGTTCATGGAACAAACGTTTATCCTTTGCTGCCAGCTCAAGACTACAAGCGTGCTTTCGATGACGACCAAGGCCCGAACACAGGAGGAATGGGCGCCTACGCTCCCTCTGAGAATATTCCTAGAAGTGAAGTAGACCGTGCGGTTGAAACGATCTTAAAGCCAACAGCGGAAGCCTTGGACCAAGCGGGGCGTCCGTTTACTGGGATTCTGTACGCTGGTTGCATTCTTACAAACGAAGGCGCTAAAGTGATTGAGTTTAACGCCAGATTCGGGGATCCTGAAACTCAAGTGGTGCTTCCTTTGTTAGAAAATGACTTGATGCAAGTCATCGAGGACATAGCAGACGGTCGTGACCCTCAGTTAAAATGGAAGCAAGCTTCTTGTGCAGGAGTCGTTGTCGCCTCAAAAGGATATCCCGGACCTTATGAAAAAGGGCATCCTTTGCCTAGTATGGAAGAAAACGCTCGTACGTTTTCAGTTTATGCAGGGGTGAAAAAGGATCAAGATTACTTAGTCTCAGCCGGAGGTCGTGTGTTGTTCGTTGGAGCAATCGGTTCGGGAGTGGACGAGGCAATTGAAGACGTATATAGAGCCCTTCACGCTGCGCCAAATCCGAATTTCTTCTTCCGTACAGATATTGCACGTCAGCGATCTACGTCTTTTTCTTCTGAATATAAATAAACAAAATGGCCACAATACTGCCAACAATTGTAGCAATTACAAACGTCATATCGGTTAAGTATTCCATAATATTCATGATAGCTTCACTCCTTTATAAGAGGGGCTGGCCCAAGCGTTGTAGCGCTAGGGCCAGTTTTTTTGTTGTGTTCTGGTTGATTAGGGCGATCGGAAACTGTCGTGATCTCGCCGTTAGGGGCGGGATTTAGACGTTAGAGAGCGCAATCTTGTTGTCGCGTTCTGGAATCTGGACGTTAGCGGGCTTAACTCTTCG
The nucleotide sequence above comes from Pontibacillus chungwhensis. Encoded proteins:
- the purK gene encoding 5-(carboxyamino)imidazole ribonucleotide synthase; the encoded protein is MNQILPNSTIGILGGGQLGRMMALSAKQMGYRIAVQDPAENGPCAQIADIHIPYALDSIEGAERLAEVSDVITYEFENVDLSVAKYLVGKGKLPQGTEGLEVTQNREREKKRLDQIGIPVAPYQVLEHADEALGAVNAIGFPCVIKTIEGGYDGKGQMRLGSMNELTEAQTFIEGVGSCVIESWLPFDQEISVIITRGIDGETTVFPVPANHHEHHMLRESIVPAPVSEEVLEKAETYAVRIAANLKVVGTFAIEMFVVGEDVFVNEMAPRPHNTGHYTIEACNVSQFDQHIRAICGLPLMKVDTPYAAVMRNIIGEEAEAYSMNPYRFMDCHVHLYGKDLIKPMRKMGHVTALGKTVEEARAKIDQDQVVSGQ
- the purC gene encoding phosphoribosylaminoimidazolesuccinocarboxamide synthase, translated to MKGSLLYEGKAKKVYSLVGEEYELILEYKDEATAFNGKKHQTFRGKGRLNNLISAHVFSYLKLAGIPTHFIQTLSDTEQLVKQSQIIPLEVVVRNVAAGSMTRRLGLEEGTVLPQPVVEFYYKSDELDDPFLNDEHARLLAKVDQSDLEKIKASALKINRHLQVMFSEIELRLIDFKLEFGRLYDGSIVLSDEISPDTCRLWDQDTNRKMDKDVFRNDIEDLVEIYEIILKRLEAIVHV
- the purS gene encoding phosphoribosylformylglycinamidine synthase subunit PurS; this translates as MYKVYVYVTLKEGVLDPQGTAIQESMHSLAYDEVERVRVGKYFELTIENTEDVNQRVNELCDKLLANPVIEEYRYTIEEVVPN
- the purQ gene encoding phosphoribosylformylglycinamidine synthase subunit PurQ, whose protein sequence is MKFAVIVFPGSNCDRDMFEAIHTHVQEEVEMVPSSATDLSGYDAILLPGGFSHGDYLRSGAMASVAPVLQAVKEEAGKGKLILGVCNGFQILLEAGLLPGAMLPNRNLSFICKTDRVRVVNQKTAFTNLYHEEQMLNLPIAHGEGNYYCDEVTYQNLVMHNQILFTYEKNPNGSVNDIAGICNEEGNVLGMMPHPERAVESLLGSEDGLKLFQSMVANWRGSHVQHA
- the purL gene encoding phosphoribosylformylglycinamidine synthase subunit PurL; translated protein: MYNTLELSPSRIEEEQLYKEMGLSDSEFALMKEVLGRVPNYTETGLFSVMWSEHCSYKNSKPLLKHFPTKGPRVLQGPGEGAGVVDIGDGQAVVFKMESHNHPSAIEPYQGAATGVGGILRDVFSMGARPIALLNSLRFGELSSERMNYLFKEVVHGIAGYGNCVGVPTVGGEIQFDRCYEGNPLVNAMCVGLIDQKDLQKGIAAGVGNTVMYVGAPTGRDGIHGATFASEELSDASASKRPSVQVGDPFMEKLLIEACLDVIHCDALVGIQDMGAAGLTSSASEMASKAGTGIHMNLDHVPQREENMTAYEMMLSESQERMLLVVEKGREDEITEVFEPYGLHASVIGEVIEERVLRLEHDGKIVADVPVDALAEEAPVYEQEEQEPAYIEEYKQIMYRPEVENMEETLVTLLKQSTIASKEWVYEQYDHMVQTNTVVAPGSDAAVVRVKGTNKALAMTTDCNSRYLHLNPYQGGQIAVAEAARNIICSGGRPLALTDCLNFGSPEVPETYWKMKQAVLGMSEACTTLSTPVISGNVSLYNESKGISVYPTPVVGMVGLIEDLSHITRQSFQERGDLIYVVGEALPEFSGSELQKVLEGNYFGPCPHLNLEVEKRRQEQVLSAIQKGFVRSAHDLSEGGLGVALAESLFEHDLGCDISIEGDPLTELFSETQSRYVLSVPGQYQEAFEATVSDASYLGVVTDHQHYCVKHEGEDVISLFTPDLKRNWKEAIPCQLKSKG
- the purF gene encoding amidophosphoribosyltransferase, which translates into the protein MPAEIKGLNEECGVFGVWGHEDAAHLTYYGLHSLQHRGQEGAGIIATDGEQLRLEKGLGLITEVFQEKQFDRLEGHGAIGHVRYATQGGGGYENVQPLVFRSQTGSLALAHNGNLVNAHALKHQLEAQGSILQTTSDTEVVAHLIKRSGYLPIKERIMQALAMLKGAYAFVMMTEEQLFVALDPKGLRPLSIGKLGDAYIVSSETCALDVVGAEYIREVEPGELVTIDEEGLHSDRFSEPLKRTLCSMEYVYFSRPDSNLDGVNVHSARKRMGKELAKEAFVDADVVTGVPDSSISAAIGFAEQSGIPYELGLIKNRYVGRTFIQPSQELREQGVKMKLSPVRGIVEGKRVVMVDDSIVRGTTSRRIIQMLKDAGAKEVHVRIGAPPLKNPCYYGIDTSTKAELIAGHHGVEEIREMIGADSLAFLSVEGLQDAIGLPEDTLRHGQCQACFTGNYPTEIFPNTVHPYEKV
- the purM gene encoding phosphoribosylformylglycinamidine cyclo-ligase, translating into MRELYKEAGVNVEAGYEAVEGIKKHVDRTKRPGVMGSLGGFGGLFDLAKTSYQNPVLVSGTDGVGTKLKLAIDLDQHDTIGIDAVAMCVNDILVQGAEPLFFLDYIACGRNVPARIEAIVKGIADGCEQAGCALIGGETAEMPGMYNDEDYDVAGFVVGAVEKDELITGEAIQEGDQIIGLSSSGIHSNGYSLVRKWIEAYDLNLSHDYDLFPVSLGDTLLTPTKIYAQAVQSIKGKVAIQGMAHITGGGFEENIPRMLPDGLGVTIQRNSWAIPPIYDFLMERSSVSSKEMYSIFNMGIGMAIVVRESDVEMALSLLEEALEEAWVIGSVTGTEGVAYE
- the purN gene encoding phosphoribosylglycinamide formyltransferase, which codes for MNSAPVSIAVFASGSGSNFETLVQKAREDEVYHVELLVCDQPEASVVDKAKRLGIEVFAFRAKDYPNKATFEAAILQKLHAKSIKWCVLAGYMRLVGPTLLKAYEGKILNIHPSLLPAFPGKDAIGQALEANVRVTGVTVHFVDEGMDTGPIVEQAPVKVEGDRANLQRAIQQVEHELYPAVVKQCIKGEKATWQRKSVHY
- the purH gene encoding bifunctional phosphoribosylaminoimidazolecarboxamide formyltransferase/IMP cyclohydrolase gives rise to the protein MAEKKRALLSVSNKEGIVEFATQLESIGYELVSTGGTKRALEEAGLSVRSISEITDFPEIMDGRVKTLHPNVHAGLLAKRDQKEHLEQLDELHIELIDLVVVNLYPFKETISKEQITEEEAIENIDIGGPTMLRAAAKNFEGVTVIVDPNDYVDVLTYLKEETVPYGVRKQLAAKVFNHTASYDTYIANYFNSLLEEDTPAQQSNTYELVQSLRYGENPHQKASFYRDPLYKGASIANATQLNGKELSYNNIQDANAALSMVLDFNEPAAIAVKHMNPCGVGEGETVNEAFERAYEADPISIFGGIIAVNREVDRETALRMKEIFLEIVIAPSFSEEALEVLKEKKNLRLLELDLSQENGASKLVTSVRGGVLVQDTDEGTLNDVSITIPTDRRPTDQEWEDLQLAWKVVKHVKSNAIVLAKNHRTVGVGAGQMNRVGAANIAIEQAGDHCYGAAMGSDAFFPMPDTVEAAAKAGVTAIIQPGGSKRDQDSIDACNEHGITMVLTGMRHFKH
- the purD gene encoding phosphoribosylamine--glycine ligase, producing the protein MNVLVIGQGGREHSIVQKLALSSQVETIFAAPGNGGMTEAELVSISETDHDSLIAFVKEANIGWTIVGPEVPLLEGVVNSFREEGLNIFGPTKEAALIEGSKAYAKEVMAANGIPTGDHQVFSSMEEALRFIERAEFPIVIKANGLAAGKGVVIAQDQQEADQAIREMLGGERFGEAGETIVVEEFLEGDEFSLMAFVHGTNVYPLLPAQDYKRAFDDDQGPNTGGMGAYAPSENIPRSEVDRAVETILKPTAEALDQAGRPFTGILYAGCILTNEGAKVIEFNARFGDPETQVVLPLLENDLMQVIEDIADGRDPQLKWKQASCAGVVVASKGYPGPYEKGHPLPSMEENARTFSVYAGVKKDQDYLVSAGGRVLFVGAIGSGVDEAIEDVYRALHAAPNPNFFFRTDIARQRSTSFSSEYK
- a CDS encoding EYxxD motif small membrane protein yields the protein MNIMEYLTDMTFVIATIVGSIVAILFIYIQKKKT